The segment GACCAAGAGTCCAGGAAGGAAAGGCACGATCATAAGAAGAGAGAAAAAGACTCGCATGGTAATAATGATCGAGACTTGGATAGGAGGTATGCCAGGGGTAGCGATGGATATCGTAGAGATTATATAAAGAGGGAAGATAATTATGACAACAGGGGCACAAGAGACGAACAGAAGCACAGGGATTACGGCAGAGATAGAGATATGTCCAGGACTAGAGAGGGTTTTGACGAGAGGGATAAATATAGACGCgatagaagaaaggaagaagaagaagaagaagaagaagaaggagattaTAGGGATGATAAGAACAGCTACAGTCTTCCACCGCCAGCGAAAAGGTCGAGCGAGCCTGAATTGTTTGGGGTGTATCTGGGAAGGGTGTCAAGAGTTATGGATACAGGCTGCTTTGTCCAGTTGAATGAGTTTAGGGGAAAAGAGGGTTTAGTTCATGTTCAGCAGATTGCAAACCGTAGAGTGGTGAATGCTAAGGAAGCTGTGAAGAGAGATCAGGAAGTTTGGGTGAAGGTGATATCAATGTCAGGACAGAAATTGAGTCTTTCCATGAGGGATGTGGATCAGAAGACAGGTCAGGATCTATTGCCTATGAAGAAACCCTCCGAAGATGATGCCCTAAGAGCGAATCCTCTTAGCTCTAATCGCCCTCGCACGAAGAGAACCGGTCTTTCAGGTATAACAATTGTAGAGGAGGATGAAAACATGCCTTCCAGAAGACCCCTCAAAAGGATGAGCTCGCCAGAGAAGTGGGAAGCTAAACAGTTGATTGCAGCTGGAGTGTTGGATGCAAGAGAGCATCCCATGTTCGACGATGATGGCGATGGCATTCTTTATCAGGAGGAGGGTGCCGAGGAAGAGCTTGAGATAGAATTGAATGAAGATGAGCCCGCATTTTTACAAGGGCAGACGCGCTACTCTATTGATGTCTCACCAGTAAAAATTGTTAAGAATCCTGATGGGTCATTACAGAGAGCAGCCATGACACAGTCTGCGCTTGCCAAGGAAAGAAGGGAACTTAGGGAACAGCAGCAGAGAACCATGTTGGACTCAATTCCAAAAGACTTGAATCGACCATGGGAGGACCCAATGCCAGAAACAGGTGAAAGACATCTTGCACAGGAGTTGAGAGGTGTGGGCCTTTCTGCTTATGATATGCCCGAGTGGAAGAAAGATGCTTTTGGAAAAGCACCAACTTTTGGACAGCGCTCAAAGCTATCAATTCAGGAGCAAAGGCAGAGTCTTCCTATATATAAGTTGAAGAAGGAACTAATCCAGGCAGTGAATGACAACCAAGTTCTTGTTGTTATTGGAGAAACTGGCTCAGGAAAAACAACTCAGGTAACCCAATATTTGGCAGAGTCCGGCTACACAACCAGAGGTAAGATTGGCTGTACGCAACCTCGTAGAGTGGCAGCTATGTCTGTAGCAAAAAGAGTAGCAGAAGAATTTGGATGTAGGTTGGGAGAGGAGGTTGGATATGCCATCCGATTTGAAGATTGCACTGGGCCAGAAACTGTGATCAAATACATGACTGATGGCATGCTTCTTAGAGAAATTTTGATTGATGAAGAATTGTCTCAGTATTCAGTAGTGATGCTAGATGAGGCTCATGAGAGAACAATTCATACTGATGTCTTGTTTGGGCTGCTGAAGCAGTTGATAAGACGTCGATCTGATCTTCGGTTAATTGTCACCTCTGCAACTTTGGATGCTGAAAAGTTCTCAGGGTATTTCTTTAACTGCAATATTTTCACTATTCCTGGAAGGACTTTTCCTGTAGAGATATTATATACCAAACAACCGGAAAGTGACTATTTAGATGCTGCATTGATCACAGTTATGCAGATTCACTTGACAGAACCTGAAGGTGACGTTCTTCTCTTCTTAACTGGTCAAGAGGAAATTGATACCGCATGTCAGATTCTATATGAGCGAATGAAAGGGCTTGGAAAGAACGTTCCTGAACTAATCATATTGCCAGTATACAGTGCCCTACCCAGTGAGATGCAGTCAAGAATTTTTGATCCTGCTCCCCCAGGTAAAAGGAAAGTGGTTGTTGCTACTAATATTGCTGAGGCTTCTCTTACAATTGATGGAATCTACTACGTTGTGGATCCTGGTTTTGCTAAGCAAAATGTATACAACCCTAAGCTTGGACTGGACTCTCTGGTCATCACCCCAATTTCTCAAGCATCAGCCAAGCAACGAGCTGGCCGTGCTGGTCGTACAGGTCCTGGAAAGTGTTATCGCCTATATACGGAAAGTGCGTATCGTAATGAGATGTTACCTACAACTGTGCCAGAAATTCAGAGGATTAACCTTGGATTGACAACTCTCACTATGAAAGCCATGGGGATTAATGACCTCCTGTCGTTTGATTTTATGGATCCCCCTCCTCCTCAAGCTCTCATATCTGCAATGGAACAACTGTACAGCTTAGGGGCTTTGGATGAGGAAGGCCTTCTAACCAAGCTTGGAAGGAAGATGGCGGAATTTCCATTAGAACCTCCTTCGTCAAAAATGCTCCTTGCCAGTGTGGATCTGGGCTGCAGTGATGAGATCCTAACAATAATAGCTATGCTTCAGACACAAAACATCTTCTACAGGCCGCGAGAGAAGCAGGCTCAGGCTGATCAGAAAAGAGCGAAATTTTTCCAGCCAGAAGGAGACCATTTAACTTTGTTGGCAGTGTACGAGGCCTGGAAGGCTAAGAATTTCTCAGGGCCCTGGTGTTTTGAGAACTTTGTTCAGTCTCGGTCTTTAAGGAGGGCTCAGGATGTGAGAAAGCAGTTACTCACTATTATGGATAGGTATGCTTTCTATACGCTTGACGTATTTGTTTATTTAATGTCTGTCGACTTGtacattttattttttgttgtcgTCTAATTTTTACGAGTGAAAATACTTAGTAGTATGCTGTAGATAATGCTCTACTTCTATTTGTGCTTGCCAGACTTATTCCCCAATTGTGACTTCTTTTGATAAATTATGATTTTGCCTCTACAATGACATATGACCGAAGAAGTCAGATTGGTCAATTGAAGATAGCCGTTTTTTCTATTTCTGCAAATATAGTATGAATATAGTCGTTCTGTTTCTGCAAATACAATATGCATGTAGTTTCTTGATTTATGAAATTTGATGGTTGTTGGGATTCTTAACACACTTGTGATTTGCAGGTATAAGCTAGATGTTGTGAGTGCTGGAAGGAACTTTACTAAGATTAGGAAGGCAATTGCTGCAGGGTTTTTCTTCCATTCAGCTAGGAAGGATCCTCAGGAAGGATATAGAACTCTAGTTGAGAATCAGCCAGTCTATATTCATCCTAGCAGTGCTCTTTTCCAAAGGCAGCCTGACTGGGTGATCTATCATGAACTTGTAATGACTACCAAAGAGTATATGAGAGAGGTCACTGTTGTTGATCCAAAATGGCTGGTGGATTTGGCACCAAGATTTTTCAAAGTAGCTGATCCTACCAAACTAAGCAAGCGGAAGCGGCAGGAGCGTATTGAGCCTCTTTATGACCGTTATCATGAACCCAACTCATGGCGTCTCAGCAAGCGTCGTGCCTAGAGTGTTTGTGGTTAACAAACATGTATACTATTGGACTGAAATATATCTTTTAAAAGAGCCTTCCTTCCTGTGCAATGGTATGTTTGTGGCCAATTTTGCAAATTTGGATCTTAAAATATCAGAACTGATTCAAAGATTGAATTGTTTCAAAAAGGAGGATTTTCATGTCCTATGTATTTGAGTTTGTGTTTGTTTTGTAGCACAAGCAGGACATTCCAAGAGTAGGAAATAATAATCTGTATTAGTTTTCTTATTAAGATATGCTGGGGTTAAGATCGACAACTTAACTTGTAAATGCTTTTTGTCCTCAGTTTCTGCCAAGTGTTTGTTCACATTTGTATGGAAACCGTCTTGCAGTCTCAAGTGCTGAGTTCAAACTTGTGACAGCGTCTGTCAAGCATCTGGGAATCCTGAATATACAAGATTTGTTCCTACATTTATCTGGTAATATGAAGTGTACTTTTGTAGGGCTTATAGCCGCTCCATTGGCATGAGGAAATGCTTGAAAGATCTTTTATATCTGCTTGAGAATCCTGCATTGTGCAAAATGTTATTTGCTGTAGTCATAGTAGACTTACGTGTTTATTGGGATTTGTTTCCTTGGTCTAAAGGCCAACAACTACACAATTAATAACAAAGTTTTGACAACTGATAATTTCAAGGGAAAACTGTGTAAACTACATAGTATATAATCAACTAGAAATAAGAAAGTGTATTAGTGAATTGTTTTTCAATCTTTTGCTCACTTGCAGATGAATTGTTGCCACACAGGCTGCTTAGTAGTTCTGATGCTCTTATTTCAATAGGAAATTGCAACCGAAATTTTCAGAAGTTTTTTAATTATATACTGTAAGTCTTTCAGTTGTGCCATGATACATCTACATTTAAGAACTGGGAGTAAAGATTAGAACAGTCAACTTATTCTAAGCACAAAGAATAACAAGTTGGCTTTTGTAGTCCCTAATTTAGCACTTCAAAggttcccaatttatcttcaatgaggCAAAGCTGCAAGCCACAGTCATCTATACCGATTGCAACCAGATATATTCTCCTCTTAACTCTCAAGTAAACCACCTTCAGTTATACTAACCATCAATGAGAATTAGCACTTCCAATAATTACTTCAACTACTCAACAGGATTCAAGTCCTCAAATGCTGGCAACTGCCATAGTTGAACACACATTTTTGTATAAGACAGACTGAAAAGTAAAATCCTTCGTGCAAATGAAAGTTTTCACATGCTCCATGGGCTAAAGAACCCAATAAGTTAAAATCCGTTGCAGCCAACCTGTAAAACTGTAAAACTCCAACCTCTCTAAAAACTGGGACTGTCTTTCTAAAAGTAAATTTGGGTCTGCAACAGTTGTTTATCTTGATATGTCAGTTACATAAAATACTTTTGTCTGGATTAGATCTGATATGTGCCTGTTTTTGTGCAGAGGCAATTGCAGCCAACGTGAGTCAAGATTTTGCAGACATTGATATACAAAATGTCAATCTGCTGAGGCTGCATTACAGGCCCTGCCCCATCATCTTCATCGAGTGCTAAGTGTATATACTGTTAAGTCAGCAGAAATCACATTTTATATATTGGGTTATGTACCAATTTTGTTTAAGACACTATGTTTTTCCTTTTCTGATTCATGATCGATTATGTTTGGGCTTATTAGTTAAAAGCCTTTGGTAATAAGTGCTTTTTTCAGATCAACTTCTTCCAATTTGCTGTTGATAGTTACTTAAACTATTAACAGCCATGAATGACTAGCTGAGACAATAGGCTCTGATAATCTTAACCTAAGTCACAGgatacggcgattttcatggatgaggttcgaattaaatcgaatttcaaacttctataaaaaaaatcgaatttaatcgaatttcctctataaagcactgctatccgcctctaaacacagctcagctggtcgtgggtattctttgtatatgctttgtatctattgggtcatgggtgtctgcaactgctgggtcgccctcggattttctccaacaagggttgctattctgataatttattagaagtatacatatattaaaaaataaacaaaattatagaatgcgaattttatccgaattttttttcgaatttttcccttttcgaatttcatccgaatttcatggttgtcgaattcgaattcgaaccttgtgacttagatcTTAACTGTACACTAGTTTTTTTCAACACTACCCTTGGTAAATAATTACTTTAAAGTTAAACCATAAATTGCAAACTTGGTGAGTCACCAAGTGCTTGCAAGTTTTTTCAGCTCATAAGTAATTGCATGTTAAACTCACCAAAAATTGATGCCGGATTTTTTTGGAAAACTTGCCGAGTCTGACAATTTGACCCTCCAAAAACTTTGTTTTTTGCCAGttaaaaattatgaaaatggtgtgtgcatgaaggtttgtgtggttttgAAGTCTTCATTTGTTCTTGGTGGCAGGGCAGCTGCTCCTCAACCCTGTTGGGGGCCCCTTAGACTCCTGTCAgactcatttgatacattttgtagCAGTATTttgtataaaataaatttttttttccaaaaatttaagCGTTTTTTAAATTACCAAGTTTTGCTGAGTTTTTTCCAAGTATTCTCCAAGTTGGAAATTTTTGGCTTACTGAGTATATTCCAAGTCCGAGTCTGCAAACTATGCTTTAAACTAATTTAGTAGCCATGAATGAGTCCATTAAGCTTGACTGTATGACAGTTATTTTCAATGTTGTCCTTGACGATCTCAAGCTGTCCCAAGGACAACCTTTGGATGTCTAGGCATCTCTCAATTGTCAGGGATGGTAGGATATCCACTGCCGCTGaggaaaaaaaataattttatgtgCAAAAAAAGTGTAACCATAAATTGAAAACCTAGAAGTGGCAGTGCATCATAGCCTACCTAACCTAAAAAACCTAAAATACCCCAGCCTATGCTCCTTTGCAATCAACTATTGAGAAGAAGATGAatagagaagaagaggaaaagagaggaaaaggaagTGGAATAGAAGGGGGAAGGGGAAGAAGACCAATACCAAGTTCCTATCCCTGATTTTCTTTGATCATTCATCTTCCTATTTTCAAGTTTCTATTTAAAAGTTCAATATATAGATGAAATTTGACAATCATTcatttattatttgattttttcATAAATACTAAATATTAAACAATGCTAAATAGGATTGTAACTTTTGTGTGTCCAATAAAAAATGCTAAATGGGATTTTAACTTTTGTGTGTCCATGCTTTTGTATTTTATTGCATCTCATGTGATCTGAAATAAGAAGAATAGAAGGAAAACTCGTGTTTATAAGAATAGTGATTTTTTCAATATTTCTATTTTTAGGTGCAATGGACTAATTCAAATCTGTCATAGAATCCTAGAAGTTCTAAAAAGGATTGGAATTTCTGTGCATCCTCTATTTCTATGCCTTGTGTGATCTCAAGTaatgaaaatagaagaaaaatttGTGTATTTGTATAACTAGTTGTTGATTTTAATTTTAGTAATGGGCTAATCAAATAATGTCTCAGGAGTCGTTGGCAACTTAAAGAAGGATTAATGTCTGTGTATCTTCAGCTTTTGTGCGTTGTGCTATGTGAAGTAAGAAAATAAACAGAAGGAAAAACTTTGTGCGTGTATCACTAGTGATTGTTTTTATTTTAGTTGCATTGGGCTAATCAAATATTGTCTCGGGAGTATGAGATAGCATAAAGAAGAATTGCAACTTCTGTGTCTTGTTGGCTTTTGTGCCTTGTGCAGTaaagtaagaaaacaaaaatagaaggaAAAACTTTGTGCTTGTGATAGTTTTTAGTTGCGATGGGCTAGTCAAATGATGCCTTAAAAGGCCTAGATAGCTCAAAGTACTGTAGCTTATTTGTATCTGCTGCTTCTACCCCTCATGCAACCTAAATTAAGAAAAGTAGAAGGGAAATCCTTGTGTCGGTCTAAGATTGAAGGGACATGTTTCTTTTACTTGTTAATTGGGGTTTATATGTTTTTCTTAAGAACTTTcgataatttaaaaattaaaacccaATAAATAGGAACTGAGACTGATCTCGTGGGTCAAACACTAATGCAAGTGTGACACGAACATGAATATTTACAAACTAGTTTAAAAACACCCAAAATAGTAATTGAGCTGGAATAAATGCATGTCGGGACTGGGTTGGAAACTGTTTCAGGAGGTTGCAAACCAAATTTCCAAA is part of the Cryptomeria japonica chromosome 10, Sugi_1.0, whole genome shotgun sequence genome and harbors:
- the LOC131038567 gene encoding probable pre-mRNA-splicing factor ATP-dependent RNA helicase DEAH5, producing the protein MEVGAKEKEDGLKKLEYLSLVSKVCTELEAHVGCADKVLAEFITDLGQKSLNVDQFHALLKENGAELPFYFVSTLLTIIHAILPPKPKTDIKAKGSKKPAEFPGLAVPDNRHRVKEIEKEIDQESRKERHDHKKREKDSHGNNDRDLDRRYARGSDGYRRDYIKREDNYDNRGTRDEQKHRDYGRDRDMSRTREGFDERDKYRRDRRKEEEEEEEEEGDYRDDKNSYSLPPPAKRSSEPELFGVYLGRVSRVMDTGCFVQLNEFRGKEGLVHVQQIANRRVVNAKEAVKRDQEVWVKVISMSGQKLSLSMRDVDQKTGQDLLPMKKPSEDDALRANPLSSNRPRTKRTGLSGITIVEEDENMPSRRPLKRMSSPEKWEAKQLIAAGVLDAREHPMFDDDGDGILYQEEGAEEELEIELNEDEPAFLQGQTRYSIDVSPVKIVKNPDGSLQRAAMTQSALAKERRELREQQQRTMLDSIPKDLNRPWEDPMPETGERHLAQELRGVGLSAYDMPEWKKDAFGKAPTFGQRSKLSIQEQRQSLPIYKLKKELIQAVNDNQVLVVIGETGSGKTTQVTQYLAESGYTTRGKIGCTQPRRVAAMSVAKRVAEEFGCRLGEEVGYAIRFEDCTGPETVIKYMTDGMLLREILIDEELSQYSVVMLDEAHERTIHTDVLFGLLKQLIRRRSDLRLIVTSATLDAEKFSGYFFNCNIFTIPGRTFPVEILYTKQPESDYLDAALITVMQIHLTEPEGDVLLFLTGQEEIDTACQILYERMKGLGKNVPELIILPVYSALPSEMQSRIFDPAPPGKRKVVVATNIAEASLTIDGIYYVVDPGFAKQNVYNPKLGLDSLVITPISQASAKQRAGRAGRTGPGKCYRLYTESAYRNEMLPTTVPEIQRINLGLTTLTMKAMGINDLLSFDFMDPPPPQALISAMEQLYSLGALDEEGLLTKLGRKMAEFPLEPPSSKMLLASVDLGCSDEILTIIAMLQTQNIFYRPREKQAQADQKRAKFFQPEGDHLTLLAVYEAWKAKNFSGPWCFENFVQSRSLRRAQDVRKQLLTIMDRYKLDVVSAGRNFTKIRKAIAAGFFFHSARKDPQEGYRTLVENQPVYIHPSSALFQRQPDWVIYHELVMTTKEYMREVTVVDPKWLVDLAPRFFKVADPTKLSKRKRQERIEPLYDRYHEPNSWRLSKRRA